The Archocentrus centrarchus isolate MPI-CPG fArcCen1 chromosome 1, fArcCen1, whole genome shotgun sequence genome includes the window aaaacaaacaaacaaacaaacaacaacaacaaaaacacaccaaaccAAAACTGTTTCCTTTTAGCTGTGCTAGCATCATACAGTCTGGCTGTGTTCATTTCAGCACTAGAACAGCTCATTTTAGGGAGCAGTTCCCTTTTCTTTTATACATCTAGACAAACATCTAAAGCCAGTCTAAGCAGAATGACACCACAGGCAAACTTACAGAGCTTGGGCCAATCCAGAAGTTCTGCTGTTGGACATACTTGACACTCTCATAaatgcctttattcttcagcacctGTAGAGGGCGACAGAGCAACAGTTTATCAGTGGGAGAGCTTGAAGACTACTGAGCATTAATTCATgagtaaaagataaataaaaaaataatacactgTGTATTAAATACATCTTTTTCtgcattgtgcttttttttgggTAAAAatatagtttctttttttttaaagttcttcGCTATATTTACAATAAAAGAATTCCAATTTCAATGCTGAGTTTGACTAAGAGCAATTAACCTTCAATTTTCACACTAATAGAAACCTGTCATTTAaaggattacatttttttattttaaaaaagtcccttgaaaaaaaaaaaaaaaaagaatagaaatgtTGCTCCAAATTATTCTGTAAGATTTATACTCACCAGTTCAGATTTTGAATGCTGTGCAAACCCAACTGGGGCAAAACCATACGTGCAGCAGGCAAGCAATGTGATAACGATGTGGACAAATGTAATCCAGTAGGTAAAGTAGGGTCTGAAATGACAAACAACAATagtaaaaacagctaaaattaAGACTAGCAAATACACACTTTCAGTACTTTGTCAGACAAACCAAAATCTTTTTAATGCAATCTGCCTCCAATTCTTACAACCTTCTACATAAACTTCTAACCAACCCCCACTTTCTCTCAGCAAACTAGATTATCTCACTGATTAGGTTTTTCTCTGAGGttaatgttttgcttttttttttttaatccattaaaaaaaaaaataaatttctatATGTGCACATTATTCATTACCAACCTGTGGCTGTGGAAGTCGTCCAGCTGCTTCTGGACGTTGCTGCTGATGCTTCGTCGATAGTGTCGGTTTAGCCATTTCCCCACAACGCCCATCCCATACTGACGCTTCTGCTTGTCAAATGCAAAGTGCTTCACTTGGGAGGCAATGCGACGACCACGACGAGGATGAGTCGTTTCATGCATTTTATGGATCTGTGATGCATCCTTACTGGAACTGTGAAGAAGACAGGTGTGCATACAGAGATGATAGGattaaaaagggggaaaaaaaaaacacacacactttgtgcaGAGAGATATTATATAATTGTCACAAGCACTGAGAACTAGTAGTAAACAAGTGACTTAAGTTCAGAGACAATAGCTGGGTATTTATATTTACTCACAAGCTGGGGGGCTTCTGGTCAGGCTGTTCGCAGGGAGCAAAAGAGGCAGATATAGGAGGCGATTCAAAGACATCATCAGCCATAGAGTACAATTCATCACGGACATCGACCTATGTAGAGCCAGAGAGGTAATGCAGGACACAGAAGACATGCCGAAAGCAAAAAGAGAGCAGTAATTAATGAGAAgtcagatgtgtgtgtttttgtttgttggtggAGCAGATGTGTAGGGAGAGAGAATGTATGGGACACACGAAGAACAAGTAAGAAAGGAGGATAAACAAAGAAGAATACagtggtcacaaaaaaaaaaaaatggaggctgagaggagaagcagGTAAACAAAGTAGAAGCGAGGAGAGAAACTGCTGCAAAGATCCTGACGGGTGAtagacagagctgctgctgaccttACTGAAGAAAAGTGACTCGGATGCATCTGCAGAATCCACAGTGTCCTCATCCATCCAGCTGGGCCTGGCAAAGCTCCTCCTGGGGAAACTGCGACCAGTCTGTGAGCCTGCCAAGCCACTACGACCCtggacaacacacacaaacacacacaccacataacAAGTAGTTTCACACATGCATCAAaagaattttattttccttcttttttgacTGAGGtaataatgataaaaacaataaatgtatGTTACAGTGTTGGCATTTACAGTCATTTTATTCAAAAGGATGGCTaaaaggcacacaaacacaaagggaaCGTTAAAGAGCAGGACTAAACCAAGGAATCAGGTTATAACATGAGCCCTTGACATTCTGCTTTCGGGCCGCATGACAACTATcccttttcattttaaacacatcTCAGCACCTACAGTTACTTTTCCCACCCACCCTCAACAGGTTGAACGCAGCTCTGATGCTCATGCGGGCGACGGACTCTCGCTTTCGTCTGGGGAAGCGACTGTACCCGGAGCGCTGGCTGGTGAAGGAGCTGAGCGAGGTGACGCCTGGTGTGACAGGAACCCCATGAGCGGTGTGAGGTGTTCTTGGAGAGCGGCTGTCCAGCTCATCTGGGCAACGGAAAGCTCGCCCTCGTGCAAGGGGGTCCACAatctatcagagagagagattagGGTCAGGCTGATAAAAATACTTCACTGTGACATTCGCATGAACTTGAACCTAGTAAACATCTGCCAAAATCTTTCCATCTACCTATTGTGAAAGCAGACTTGGAAGAAGAAGCAGGATTTTCTGGGGTGTGAGCATGAGTGGAGTCCCTCAGATCTGACAGATGATATTTATACACTCATACACGTTTATACACAGAGAGACTTGCTTTATCCATTTACGTGTCTACAAAGAGGGAAATACAATGCCTGCAGACTGCAGAATAAGAAGTGTACAGCAGAAGACAGAGAACAAAAGGAGAAATATAATATTGGATGAGCAGAGCAGAACTGTCTGGCACAGACTGAAAGAGCGACATGATTTGTCTGGGGTACAGATGGGCCACGTCTGTAACTATGCAGAACTTCAATACAGTGTCTTCTTGAGAAATCTCTCTATTTCATCAAGTGAAAGCTTGCAggtggaggggggaaaaaagttaagCTTCTTGGCAGTTTAGCAATGGAAAATCTTAGTAGCTACACACAGAGCCTGTTGTCTGTCatcctgttttgtttccttctgtacaagcagtttttcttttcttacaaTAGGATCAGAATATTAACCGCAGAGTAAAATCATCTTTCCTGCATGCTCTTCTACTCTTTCTGTAGTTTTTAACTTAAATTAAATAGTAATTTAAATTAACAAAGTGGTGGTGTTTCTATGATGGCAGTGTACCCTGGGCATCCTGTGTGGAGTTGGTGAATCCAGGCTCTGGTCGATGCTGGTGGCCGTTTCGGGCTCTCTATACTGGGGCTTCAGCTTGCCATAGCGCTGGCTGCAGTGGCGCAGGCTCTTTCGGTGCCAGACCTGCTGCTTAGTCTCACAGTCTTCACCCACCCCGAACCACTGGGCTGTATTCCTGGAGGTACAGAAAGATGGTGGAGGGACACAAGAAGAGTTACAAAATGTCTGGCTAAAACAAGTCTGAGTACTTCATTTCTTTAAAGAtacataaacaagaaaaaaaaaattatctggaTTTGTTGTTCACCTTAACTGAGTCGGGAGTAGATACTACCAAAAAATCTGGATCTAAATTTTGACATCAAATTACACAATGCTGCCTGATCAATGCTGACGTAGCATTAGGAAGTTAGgaagtttaaaaataatgcacTGCTCACTCTTAAAGACTGTCCATTACTGCATTTTATTACCAAACATTAAATGTTCTTGATCGGTCTATGCTCAGTCATTGAGCATATGGAATAAATAACCATAATCTATGAATTAAAAGAATTAaggattattcattttttatgaaTGAATTGTGGGAAACAAAATATACACTTATTGATAGCTTAAGTTTAAGGATCTGCAGGGAACAATACTTGGACTTGTAAAATACACTTTGGTTAAGAATGCTTACGTATCATTGTGTGTTCATGAGTTTATGATACATATGCATCCACTGTAAGTCTAAcaacagcatcagcagctgctTACTTTCGGATGCTTTGAGAGAGTGATGTTTGTCTGCCAAACTTTGCCCTTCTGTCTCTTGCTGAAAATCCTCCATCTTCGCGTCCATCGatgctctctgacacagaacCGCTTGCTTGAgcacttgctgtttttttcagAGATTGTCGTTGTGGCTGACcagaagaaaaggaggaaaaaaaaatgttaccatCACTTTGCAGAAATTGTTGCCTCTATAAAATAAACAGTGTAAATGAAATAATATTGGCTATGCAGAGAGAAAGCTTgccaagttttttttaaagttaaatagTGATTCTATCTACCTCAATCATTAAGCCATTTTCTCTTTTACAATAAACTATCTCCTTCCAGCCCGCCCTCCACTAGGCcgccaaagggtggctggcctgtCCCTTAGAGCGAGACTGAAAAGTGCAATAATTTGAGAAGGGCTCAGAGTAAAGTTGctactccacatcaaaaggagccagatgaggtggttcgggcatctgattatgatgcctcctgggcacttcttcggtgaggtgttctggacaTGTcttaccaggaggaggccccagggcacaCCCAGGAAACACCGGAgaaattatatctctcggctggcctgggaatgcctcagtgttcccctggataagctggaggaggtggctgggggtctgggtttctttgcttaggctgaTACCCCTGTGACCTTgcgtgtttgtgcgtgtgtgtgtgtgtgtgtgtgtgtgtgtgtgtgtgtgtgtgtgtgtgtgtgtgcgcgcgcgtgtgtgcgtgtgtgtgtgtgtgtgtgcacgcgtgtgttggaatgctactacacacGTAACCCCAGTGAAAGCAACTGCTATTGCAACTAGAGCTCAGTGAGTTACAGCACAAATGCTATGGCAAGGGTGAGCCAGGACATTTGGTCAGGGGGGAGATATCATCTGGTACAACTGGAACAACTGGTACGTTGAATCCCAGAGCAactgacctgaaagagaagatcatggctaagctggaaaGGCTAAGATCAAGGTAGTGCAAATCCAACTGTCAAAACTGCAGAAAGATGTGCCTAAGAAGTAAAACAAGCTGAGGCAAAGACAGTGTCTTGGCTAACTGCTTGAAGAGACATATACCACAGACATAGAAGTCAGGAgcataaaccagatgttctccagtGAACCAGGtttactctcagtggcaggggaacaatatgagaacaaccaccaccaccaccaccaagacTGAAGATTAAGCAATACTGAAAGATTATATGGGAGAAAGATATAGCACATAACAAtggctcagtggctagtggatctaagagcagaccacagtaacctccctgaacaggctacCAttacagtggcagacatccaagaaagagtcgcaaatatgaagagttggacagcaccaggtCCTGACTTGATttacacctactggctaaagaagctaactgcactccatgagcacctgacagcacaaataaaccagctgctaatggatAAGAcgcacccagaatggctgactgtcATGGCTGACTGCCGCCAGACAgccctgatccccaaggatccccagaatGGACTGGTCCTGTTCAACTACTGGCAATGACCTGCCTCAGTACAGcatggaagctcctgtcaggcatcatagtaTAGTTAAtgataaatattataaataatatgagccttcatcaggaactcaatggGGATGTGGAAAAACAACACCAGaagccaacttcaagccaactgcacaagtcaccatcaagtatGGGGATTTGCCAAGGAGAAGCTCTGTCTCCAcggctgttctgcataggcctgaaccctcttggccagatcattaacaagactgccTGAGTacaagatccatgagtacataaggaagatggccacaaattaTCACAATGgaagcagaaacctgagaaaggagaggagcaagaacaggaaccatcatgaaAAGGACAGGTtcctgcacggcatgtaccatcAACAGCTAGAAGTGGCGGCTGCtacagaaaaatcctaccagtgGCTGGATaaagaggcactaatcatggcagcacaggaatgAGCTTTAAGCctaagatcaatagaggctggggtctaccacaccaggcaagatcCCAGGTAACTGAAAcgctcggggcagtgacccccaaactgggggaGTCGCTCCAGCAGATttcaggaacaacatctgagatctctgtccagaagagcacagtcctaggaacagctaagatactgtgcaggaccctcaagctcccaggcctctggtagaggaacCAAGCTTagaggacaaagaccgcccacAGGGCAAGTGGAGGATTGTTCTTTTGTTTCcctgctctctttttttatacacagtttTAGTTAAGAGTAAAAACACAACCTCATGCATCCAGTTTAAGTATTAACTACAGTACATGACGCAGCAAATCCTTACCAAATTTAGGATTATATAAACTTGTCTTAATAATGGAAAAGCTAGCAGTGTAAGTGCCTGCAGTACAAAGCCATAGCACAAATTTCCATGTTTATTACTCTACTGGTCCTTTAGAAACAGTTTAAATGCGACATGCTCAGTTAAACTCTGACTACAAACTAATTTGTCCAGCTGAAAtgccttttgtttgtgttgtttgcaTGAGGCCCACTGGGAGAAATGGGCTCGTGTTCCCAAACTGCCGAACAGTTGTGCCTGCTTGCCTGAGTACATGGCAATTACAGAGGCATTGATGGGTTCTGGGCTACTTTAATGTGTTGTAAACTTAAAAGTAAAGTACTgcccatcatcatcattttcttccactgtgCATTCTGAGTCAAATGATTATTACAAACCATTTCCAAAGTAGTCCATTAGCCCATTAATCCATCCATTAATTTTCATAATCGCACAGTGAGTTAATGAGACCCAGGGCTGATCTAAACCTCCAAGTGAGCTACATACAAAACATCAGGTTAAGTCATGTTTTTTGGATGATGTTTTTAAGATAAATTTAAAGGAATCTACTCTTGATATGCTTATAAAGCCTTTGTTTGAAAAAATTCACATGTTCAGCAACATTCATGCAGTCAACAGGCTTTTTTTGGTCCCATTTTAATTCTGTATTCATTGTATTGATCTGAGCTTATCTTAGTTCAAATAAAGAACTTGGTGTGCTCCACAGGACTGAGTGATTTATGATAAACTAACCCTTCACTGTGAAATGCTTTGAGATAGGCCGGCACAACAAACCAGTACCTCAGAGGCTAAACACTAATTATTCAATCAGTTATCCTACTGATTACTTTTTAGATTTTGCTACATTATCTATGATGTGGGAACATATACAGGTTAAAAATTATAAAGTTGGCAAGCATAATGCTGATAAACCATTTGAGAACATaaagagtgtgtttttttcttcctaccaatgtgtgtttttaaaggaaGTGCCACActtttttaagtcattttattttgttatcgCTACCTGACTGATGCCTGATAACAAATACCCTccaaattataataattaagtaaacaaaaactgaaacactacaactaataaaaactaatgaaTTGAGTCAGTGTGAAATGAAAGACTATACtaaatttttttccaaaattgcATAAAGAATTGCACCTTCACAGTTGTGTCTGTGCTACGTGCATATTGGGATATGTCTCTAAAAACAAACTGATAATTTGGTGTGATTCAAAGACTGTATGAGAATTACACACAGCTGTAAGCTCGACTGGGTAGTTTCCAGAATTGTGGACTAGGTTAACCTGGAGCACACTGTAGTGTCTATGGTCACTGTCAGCTCACATGTAGCAGTCatcaatttgaatttaagctgttGATGCTCTTTAGTATCACttaacaaaatacagtttttttcagttgtttttgttttaaactggCTAACCACTGGAAGGCAGCCATGGTATAGCTCATGTAGCATGTGCTAATATCTTGTTGGATTCAGTGTTACATCCACAGAGAGCAGCAAACAGAAGCACAGATTAGCTCATCACAGTCTGTATATGTTCAGTTAGGATCTACCCACCTGCAAAATCTGACTTTAACCCCTGGCTGCACACTGTGTGTCATGTGACAACACATCTAATTAACTGTTATATGATGCCAAGCAGTGAAGGACAGGGACAAGTAAAAACAACCAGCCTACCTGGGACATCACTGCCTCTGGTGGAGGGATGGCTATTACAAGGCTGGGTGGCTTCTTGCTCTTTAAACGACTATCTGATTGGCCTCGGTATGGAGGAGGCTCCTCCCCCTCTTGTGACGCCATCCTGTAAGAGTGCTGGAGATGAGAAAATCATGACAGAACATAATTAATATTGGCATTTGATATGCCGTCTACATGCATGTCTACAGCTAGTCTGCATAGATCAAACATCTATACCTTGTTTTGTACTGtacagtacagtgcaaaagtcttgaaccacccttcatttctttatattttggtggGAAAATGGGCATTAGGTGCAGAGTTTTATTGAAAGGTGCAAACataatggaaatacagcatataacacacaaaaaaacagagtttgcacaattcttacaagcttgaaagtcaatatttggcatgaccacctttattcttcaatacagcctgaactctttggcAGCTTTTTTTGTAATCTCTTCAAGTAGgaaggaatagttctccaggcttcttgaaggacattcaaagcttttctttagatgttggctgccttttgttccctactcaagatgatcccacactactTCAATAATGTTCAGGCCTCCCAAGAGGCCTATACATGTCTGATAGGATTTCATTGTGcggttttctatccaggtatgtttttactacATTAGAAGTGTGCTTGggatctgaaaaatgaagctgttgccaatctgacagtacttttctgtgttcataattccatcaatgtTGACAAGATCCtctaacaccactggctgaaatgcagccccaaaccatgacagagcctccacttgATGTCACAGACTTGATTCTCTAATAACCATAACTTCTTGGAGTGCTTAAAAGCTGAGTGTGTTTCACTATTACAAATATGAAGCAGTATGGTGCTGCAGTACTTGGCAGCTTGCactcttttgtcctccacttgcccAGTTTTTCAAATCTTTTAAAGGACAAATActaagatatgccaagtttatGGCTAATCACCTTggtacaaaaatactattttataccTGTCAAACTGTCTTATCTTTGACATATTTCATAGATTCAGCCaaagaaataggaacaaattATGTCTTTTTATAACAGGCTGCAAGcataaagtgcctaaagatacaattaaagataaaatacaagttgtctgttatgtgaataaacaacactggctcatcccATGAGTTAGGTGTCTTTTTATGATTGGATggttcacaggtcagtgttaagaggcttaacaaagaagaagaaaaagggtcaggtacaaggactggacttcaaatgagtgaaaaaggagcgaatgtccaaagggaaaaaaaaaaaaaaaaaaaaaaagagaaattcagaactgctgctcaacactacttaaaaagaagaaaaataaaataaatcaggggtagctcaagacttttccaTAGTAGTAGACTTCAGGATTATGATTACTTGAAAGACGTATGACAAAATATGTTCATAAATATATTGCTAAacacttattttaaaatatgagaaaaaaaaaaaaacgatgccagtaaatgaaaaaaggaaACCATTACAGCCTCTCCGACCAGCCTCTAACAGCAGCTGGCTCCCTTCCAGTTTAATCTactaataaaagaaaataaaacacacacacacacacacacacacacagccaactTTCCTTGCTTTTTAATTACAGTCACAAGCAATTTCTTAAGTGATTCTTTAAGGGATTTGCATACACGTTGAGTATGACAGAAACTGTGTTGTATTAAGATGAGAAACCTTGCCTTACTTCAAAGTGCCCATATCACTGACCTAagctaatttaatttaaaaaaacaaaacaaaacaaaaggaaagctGTCGCAATGCTCTGATAATGATGTCACAAATACGACTAAAACTTATTTCTTTAACTAATTgcatttgatatatttatttggtttcaAAGTTATAAAAAATGGTTTATGAGATTTTCTGGAAACACACAATATCACGAGGGAGTGATGCATCAAAAACCATTTAATGCAAAACCAACAAATagaaatacaggaccattcaaAAGTTCAGACAGTTAAATACTTAAATACTTTAAGTGACTGATGCAAAAATGATGTAATTACTAGACCACAGGCAGTCCTGCTCATTGATTTTTAACAGTGTCCATAGAGAGTTAGAGGGATAGCACTACCACACAAGAAAATCAGTCATACTGTGACACTCAATGCCCAAAGACTCCAAAAATAATTCAAGAAATCAAAAACAAGGACGTTCTGCAGCAAACATtgtactttgacttttaatgAAGATGATATGCAGTGACCTCACATGACAGTGATCAATAGCCCCCTTTAATCACTATGCATTCTGGAGGTGGTGAGTAATCCCTATCGTTTTCCTCTGTTTATAAGTAGTGTTAATGTGTTATTGACTGCATATAATAATGGTTATCTAATAGCTAAATAGCTTGTTCTACAAATGCATGCATTAAAAGGTGGGAAGGGAGACAAATAccagtatttatatttttataatgcAAACACAATTTTGTTACAGCAGTCTGGTAACAACAATACACACGGCTAAAGAATTAGAAATTcttgatattttaaaatgaattagaTTTGTACCTTTATTTAAAGTTCTAAAATATTACTTTACTAATATTAAATCTCTGGTTAAGTCCTGAGAGGACCTGAGATATCAAGGCTTCTGTACTAAtataaaggggggaaaaaaaagggatcaTAATTAATGCATTTATAACTTAAAATTATGAATCAAGACCA containing:
- the LOC115778613 gene encoding inactive rhomboid protein 2, with amino-acid sequence MASQEGEEPPPYRGQSDSRLKSKKPPSLVIAIPPPEAVMSQPQRQSLKKTASAQASGSVSESIDGREDGGFSARDRRAKFGRQTSLSQSIRKNTAQWFGVGEDCETKQQVWHRKSLRHCSQRYGKLKPQYREPETATSIDQSLDSPTPHRMPRIVDPLARGRAFRCPDELDSRSPRTPHTAHGVPVTPGVTSLSSFTSQRSGYSRFPRRKRESVARMSIRAAFNLLRGRSGLAGSQTGRSFPRRSFARPSWMDEDTVDSADASESLFFSKVDVRDELYSMADDVFESPPISASFAPCEQPDQKPPSFSSKDASQIHKMHETTHPRRGRRIASQVKHFAFDKQKRQYGMGVVGKWLNRHYRRSISSNVQKQLDDFHSHRPYFTYWITFVHIVITLLACCTYGFAPVGFAQHSKSELVLKNKGIYESVKYVQQQNFWIGPSSEDLIHLGAKFSPCIRQDTQIVNLTQKARDLERESGCCVQNDNSGCVQTLSSDCSETLATFIKWDKEHVDIIRSSGSVCHQDPRVCEEPASAEPHTWQDDITKWPVCTYPKKWNHTGKRHMDCNIMGRPCCIGTKGRCEITTREYCTFMHGYFHEEATLCSQVHCLDDVCGLLPFLNPDVPDQFYRLWLSLFLHAGLLHCVVSVVFQMTILRDLEKLAGWVRISIIYILSGITGNLASALFLPYRAEVGPAGSQFGLLACLFVELFQGWQMLEKPWKAFFKLSCIVLFLFLCGLLPWIDNIAHIFGFLSGLLLSFSFLPYVTFGTFDKYRKRILIAVSLLFYVGLFASLMVWFYIYQINLHWLEHLTCLPFTSKFCEKYDIDHDIDHVVH